One genomic segment of Burkholderiales bacterium includes these proteins:
- the rng gene encoding ribonuclease G, which translates to MNEEILINVTPQETRVAVMQQGVVQELHIERALSRGLVGNIYQGRVARVLPGMQSAFVDIGLERAAFLHVADIWHETPREGRAIEKILHEGQTLLVQVIKDPIGTKGARLSTQVSIAGRLLVYLPQESHIGISQRIEDEQERELLRGKLQQLLPPDLRGGFIVRTSAETATDAELVADLEYLRRIWENIEEKARTAAPQTLLYQELDLPLRVLRDFVHDETARILVDSRETFNRMQNFAAAYVANVLPRIEHYQGERPLFDLYQVEAEIEKALSRKVELKSGGYLIIDQTEALTTIDVNTGAFVGGRSFDDTIFKTNLEAAHAIARQLRLRNLGGIIIIDFIDMDNADHKAAVLEEFRKALARDRTRMTVNGFTALGLVEMTRKRTRESLAHVLCEPCPVCQGRGELKTAQTVCYEILRELLREARQYNAREFRILASQAVIDLFLDEESQSLAQLADFIGKPISLQVENQYTQEQYDIVLM; encoded by the coding sequence ATGAACGAGGAAATCCTCATCAACGTCACGCCCCAGGAGACCCGGGTGGCGGTCATGCAGCAGGGCGTGGTGCAGGAATTGCATATCGAGCGTGCCTTGAGCCGTGGCCTGGTGGGGAACATCTACCAGGGTCGCGTGGCACGGGTGCTGCCGGGCATGCAGTCGGCCTTCGTGGACATTGGCCTTGAGCGGGCGGCTTTCCTGCATGTGGCCGACATCTGGCATGAGACGCCGCGGGAGGGGCGCGCCATCGAAAAAATCCTGCATGAAGGGCAGACGCTGCTGGTGCAGGTGATCAAGGACCCCATCGGCACCAAAGGGGCGCGGCTGTCCACCCAGGTGAGCATTGCCGGCCGGCTCCTCGTCTATCTGCCGCAGGAAAGCCACATTGGCATTTCCCAGCGCATCGAGGATGAGCAGGAGCGGGAGCTTCTGCGGGGAAAGCTGCAGCAACTGCTGCCGCCGGATTTGCGCGGCGGCTTCATCGTGCGCACCAGTGCGGAGACCGCCACCGATGCCGAGCTGGTCGCCGACCTCGAGTATCTGCGCCGCATATGGGAGAACATCGAGGAAAAGGCGCGCACCGCCGCGCCGCAAACCCTGCTCTATCAGGAGCTCGACCTGCCGCTTCGGGTGCTGCGGGATTTCGTCCATGATGAGACGGCACGCATCCTGGTGGATTCGCGGGAGACCTTCAACCGCATGCAAAACTTTGCCGCCGCCTATGTGGCCAATGTCCTGCCCCGCATCGAGCATTACCAGGGCGAGCGGCCGCTGTTCGATCTCTACCAGGTGGAGGCGGAGATCGAAAAGGCCCTGTCCAGAAAGGTGGAGCTCAAGTCCGGCGGTTATCTCATCATCGACCAGACGGAAGCGCTCACCACCATCGATGTCAACACGGGGGCCTTCGTCGGCGGGCGCAGCTTCGACGACACCATCTTCAAGACCAACCTGGAAGCGGCCCATGCCATCGCCCGTCAACTGCGCCTGCGCAATCTGGGCGGCATCATCATCATCGATTTCATCGACATGGACAATGCGGACCACAAGGCGGCGGTGCTGGAGGAATTCCGCAAGGCCCTGGCGCGCGACCGTACCCGCATGACGGTGAACGGTTTCACCGCCCTGGGTCTGGTGGAGATGACCCGCAAGCGTACGCGGGAAAGCCTCGCCCATGTGTTGTGCGAACCCTGTCCCGTCTGCCAGGGGCGGGGCGAGTTGAAGACGGCGCAGACCGTCTGCTACGAAATCCTGCGGGAGCTGCTGCGCGAGGCGCGGCAGTACAACGCGCGGGAGTTCCGCATCCTCGCCTCCCAGGCGGTGATCGATCTTTTCCTCGACGAGGAATCGCAAAGCTTGGCCCAACTTGCCGACTTCATCGGCAAGCCCATTTCCCTCCAGGTGGAGAACCAGTACACCCAGGAGCAGTACGACATCGTCCTCATGTGA